Proteins from a single region of Sylvia atricapilla isolate bSylAtr1 chromosome 9, bSylAtr1.pri, whole genome shotgun sequence:
- the PRPF38B gene encoding pre-mRNA-splicing factor 38B, whose protein sequence is MANNSPAVANCQGQQAAQHPPGAGPPVQQPLQSGGPKPAASGKQGNVLPLWGNEKTMNLNPMILTNILSSPYFKVQLYELKTYHEVVDEIYFKVTHVEPWEKGSRKTAGQTGMCGGVRGVGTGGIVSTAFCLLYKLFTLKLTRKQVMGLITHTDSPYIRALGFMYIRYTQPPTDLWDWFESFLDDEEDLDVKAGGGCVMTIGEMLRSFLTKLEWFSTLFPRIPVPVQKAIDQQIKSRPRKIKKDGKEGMEEIDRHAERRRSRSPRPRSITPRRSPRRSRSRSHHREGHGSSSFDRELERERERQRLEREAKEREKERRRSRSTDRSLERRRSRSRDRYRSRSRSRDRKGDRRDREREREKENERSRKKDRDYDKERGSEREKDRSRERSKERKSKGDTEERRHKDDKDEKKHRDDKRDSKKERKHSRSRSRERKHRSRSRSRNTGKRSRSRSKEKSSKHKNENKEKSNKRSRSRSRGRTDSVEKSRKRDQSPSKEKSRKRSRSKERSHRHDHSDSKDHSDKHDRRRSQSTERESQEKQQKNKDETV, encoded by the exons ATGGCCAACAACAGCCCCGCGGTGGCCAactgccaggggcagcaggcGGCCCAGCACCCGCCCGGCGCCGGCCCGCCCGTGCAGCAGCCGCTGCAGAGCGGGGGCCCCAAGCCGGCGGCCTCGGGCAAGCAGGGCAACGTGCTGCCGCTGTGGGGCAACGAAAAGACCATGAACCTGAACCCCATGATCCTCACCAACATCCTCTCGTCGCCCTACTTCAAGGTGCAGCTCTACGAGCTCAAGACCTACCACGAAGTGGTGGACGAGATCTATTTCAAG GTCACACATGTTGAACCATGGGAAaagggcagcagaaaaacagcaggCCAGACAGGGATGTGTGGAGGG gtGCGTGGTGTTGGAACTGGAGGAATTGTGTCTACTGCTTTTTGCCTGCTCTACAAATTATTTACACTGAAGCTCACTCGTAAGCAAGTGATGGGTCTTATCACTCATACAGACTCCCCATATATTAGGGCTCTTGGATTTATGTATATTAG GTACACACAGCCACCTACAGATCTATGGGACTGGTTTGAATCCTTTCTTGATGATGAAGAG GACCTGGATGTGAAGGCAGGTGGGGGTTGCGTTATGACCATAGGGGAGATGCTTCGTTCCTTCCTCACTAAGCTGGAATGGTTTTCCACGTTGTTTCCAAGAATTCCTGTGCCAGTCCAGAAAGCCATTGACCAGCAAATTAAAAGCAGACCtagaaaaatcaagaaagatGGAAAGGAGGGGATGGAAGAAATAGACCGGCATGCAGAACGTAGACGTTCAAG gtCTCCAAGACCAAGATCCATCACTCCAAGGAGGTCTCCCAGAAGATCCAGAAGCAGAAGTCACCATCGGGAAGGCCATGGATCATCTAGTTTTGATAGAGAACTAGAAAGAGAACGAGAACGGCAGAGATTGGAACGGGaagcaaaggagagagaaaaagaaagacgGAGATCTCGAAGCACCGACCGCTCACTGGAACGGAGGCGGAGCAGAAGCAGGGACAGATACAGGAGCCGGAGTCGAAGTCGTGACAGGAAAGGAGATAGAagagacagggagagggagcgagagaaagaaaatgagcgGAGTCGGAAAAAAGATAGAGATTACGATAAGGAAAGAGGtagtgagagagaaaaagatcgATCTAGAGAGAGGTcgaaagaaaggaaaagtaaggGTGACACAGAGGAGAGAAGACACAAGGACGACAAAGACGAGAAGAAACACCGCGACGACAAGAGGGATTccaaaaaagagagaaagcacaGTAGAAGTCGAAGCCGGGAAAGAAAGCATAGGAGTAGGAGCCGAAGCAGGAACACAGGTAAGCgcagcagaagcaggagcaaagaaaaatcaagtaaacataaaaatgaaaataaagagaagtcAAATAAACGGAGtagaagcagaagcagaggaagaacagaTAGTGTTGAGAAGTCCAGAAAACGAGATCAGAGtcccagcaaagaaaaatctaGGAAGCGTAGCAGAAGCAAAGAACGTTCCCACAGACATGATCACAGTGATAGCAAGGACCATTCTGACAAACACGATCGTCGAAGGAGCCAAAGTACAGAACGAGAGAGCcaagaaaagcaacagaaaaacaaagatgagACTGTGTGA